From the genome of Streptomyces sp. NBC_01260, one region includes:
- a CDS encoding ketopantoate reductase family protein, with protein MRYVIVGAGAVGGAIGGRLAEAGHRVVLVARGAQYAALRTGGLRLATPDGTRTHELPVVDGPEALPLAPDDVLVLAVKTQDSIAALDAWSARPVAGGGTAGERLPLICAQNGVESERLALRRFDRVYGMCVWLPATFVRPGEVSAAGTPLTGILHLGRYPSGTDDTARRISADLEEAKLLAPVVADVMRWKYGKLLSNLANAIEAATGPLTGDDAIALFRRALAEGQAVLKAAGTEAVGQAEQAEARGDRIRFEPFDGSPRTGGSSWQSLSRGTGTIEADYLNGEIVLLGRLHGVPTPVNDVLRRIANSCARERREPGSMSVTELTALVDAAV; from the coding sequence ATGCGCTACGTCATCGTGGGAGCGGGCGCCGTCGGCGGCGCCATCGGCGGACGGCTGGCCGAGGCGGGCCACCGCGTGGTGCTCGTGGCCCGCGGAGCCCAGTACGCGGCGCTGCGCACCGGCGGACTCCGGCTCGCCACCCCCGACGGCACCCGCACCCACGAGCTCCCCGTCGTCGACGGGCCCGAGGCGCTCCCGCTGGCCCCGGACGACGTCCTCGTGCTCGCCGTCAAGACGCAGGACAGCATCGCCGCACTCGACGCCTGGAGCGCCCGGCCGGTGGCGGGCGGCGGCACGGCCGGTGAACGGCTGCCGCTGATCTGCGCGCAGAACGGCGTGGAGAGCGAACGCCTCGCGCTGCGCCGCTTCGACCGGGTGTACGGCATGTGCGTCTGGCTGCCCGCGACCTTCGTGCGGCCCGGCGAGGTGTCCGCGGCCGGAACCCCGCTCACCGGAATCCTCCACCTGGGCCGCTACCCGTCGGGGACCGACGACACCGCCCGGCGGATCTCCGCCGACCTGGAGGAGGCGAAGCTGCTCGCCCCCGTGGTGGCGGACGTGATGCGCTGGAAGTACGGCAAGCTGCTCTCCAACCTGGCCAACGCCATCGAGGCGGCCACCGGCCCGCTCACCGGGGACGACGCCATCGCCCTGTTCAGGAGGGCGCTGGCCGAGGGCCAGGCCGTGCTCAAGGCGGCCGGCACCGAGGCGGTGGGCCAGGCCGAACAGGCCGAGGCGCGCGGCGACCGGATCCGCTTCGAACCCTTCGACGGCTCCCCGCGCACCGGCGGCTCCTCGTGGCAGAGCCTCAGCCGGGGCACCGGCACGATCGAGGCCGACTACCTCAACGGCGAGATCGTGCTGCTCGGCCGGCTCCACGGCGTACCCACCCCGGTCAACGACGTGCTGCGGCGGATCGCGAACAGCTGCGCCCGGGAACGCCGGGAACCCGGCTCGATGTCCGTCACCGAGCTGACCGCGCTGGTCGACGCGGCCGTCTGA
- a CDS encoding aldo/keto reductase, whose protein sequence is MSSVFRSPDDSFLLGRELPVRRLGYGTAQLTGPGYWGPRGERQESLTVLRAAVDRGVTLIDTADNYGPGVAEELVAEALHPYRDDLVIATKGGVVRTSDSAWHIAGRPEQLRAMCEASLRRLRTDRIDLYQLHRLDPQVPLAEQLGALDALRQEGKIRYIGLDTLTADQLEQALSLTGIASVQNRFNLLDRSSDAVLKVCEAHGLAFLPWFPLANGALTGEGAAALAGVAERHGATRGQIALAWLLHRSPALCPTPGTGSPLHLAENLRAGEIRLSTDDMSLLEALASA, encoded by the coding sequence ATGTCTTCCGTGTTCCGATCCCCCGACGACTCCTTCCTCCTCGGCCGCGAGCTGCCCGTGCGCCGTCTCGGCTACGGCACCGCCCAGCTGACCGGCCCGGGGTACTGGGGCCCCCGCGGCGAGCGGCAGGAGTCGCTGACCGTGCTCAGGGCGGCGGTCGACCGGGGCGTGACCCTGATCGACACCGCCGACAACTACGGTCCGGGGGTGGCCGAGGAGCTGGTCGCCGAGGCGCTGCACCCGTACCGTGACGATCTGGTGATCGCGACCAAGGGCGGCGTCGTACGGACCAGTGACAGCGCCTGGCACATCGCGGGGCGGCCCGAGCAGCTGCGGGCGATGTGCGAGGCCAGTCTGCGCCGGCTGCGGACCGACCGGATCGACCTCTACCAGCTGCACCGGCTTGATCCGCAGGTGCCGTTGGCCGAGCAGCTGGGCGCTCTGGACGCGCTGCGGCAGGAGGGTAAGATCCGGTACATCGGTCTGGACACCCTTACCGCCGACCAGCTGGAGCAGGCGCTCTCCCTGACCGGGATCGCCTCGGTGCAGAACCGGTTCAATCTCCTCGACCGTTCGTCGGACGCGGTACTGAAGGTGTGCGAGGCCCATGGCCTGGCCTTCCTGCCCTGGTTCCCGCTGGCGAACGGCGCCCTGACCGGCGAAGGCGCCGCGGCGCTCGCCGGGGTCGCGGAACGCCACGGTGCCACCCGCGGGCAGATCGCCCTCGCCTGGCTGCTGCACCGCTCCCCCGCGCTGTGCCCGACTCCGGGCACCGGTTCGCCCCTCCATCTCGCGGAGAACCTCCGGGCCGGGGAGATCCGGCTGTCGACCGATGACATGAGCCTCCTGGAGGCGCTCGCATCCGCATGA
- a CDS encoding ABC transporter ATP-binding protein, whose translation MTTTAALAPSSPTAPVPVIRADGVTLVRDGKVLLDSVSLTVRGGEHWALLGANGAGKSTLLGLLGAIRHPTRGTVEVLGRTIGRVDLRELRTLLGHVDPRHPLRSPLSVNEVVLTGLTNSVEPVPRWSASPEQRERADRLLKMLGMGGKEGSRWPALSQGERGRTLIARALMPHPRLLLLDEPATGLDLAAREQLLDSLDALRGEHPELATVLVTHHLEELPASTTHAMLLRGGRCVASGPADEVLTTDQVSDCFGHPVRISRTDGRWTARARRAARR comes from the coding sequence GTGACCACCACCGCCGCCCTCGCCCCTTCTTCGCCCACGGCCCCGGTTCCGGTGATCAGGGCCGACGGCGTCACGCTCGTACGGGACGGCAAGGTCCTGCTCGACTCGGTCTCGCTGACCGTGCGCGGCGGGGAGCACTGGGCGCTGCTCGGCGCCAACGGCGCGGGCAAGAGCACCCTGCTGGGGCTGCTCGGTGCGATCAGGCATCCCACCCGGGGCACGGTGGAGGTGCTGGGCCGCACCATCGGACGGGTCGATCTGCGGGAGCTGCGGACGCTGCTGGGGCATGTCGATCCGCGCCATCCGCTGCGTTCGCCGCTGTCGGTGAACGAGGTGGTGCTGACGGGGCTGACCAACTCGGTCGAGCCGGTGCCGCGCTGGTCGGCGAGCCCGGAGCAGCGGGAGCGGGCGGACCGGCTGCTGAAGATGCTGGGCATGGGCGGCAAGGAGGGGTCGCGCTGGCCCGCGCTGTCGCAGGGCGAGCGGGGCCGCACGCTCATCGCCCGCGCGCTGATGCCGCATCCCCGGCTGCTGCTGCTCGACGAGCCGGCCACCGGGCTGGACCTGGCTGCCCGCGAGCAGCTGCTGGACAGTCTGGACGCCCTGCGCGGGGAGCACCCGGAACTGGCGACGGTACTGGTCACCCACCATCTGGAGGAGCTGCCCGCCTCCACCACCCATGCGATGCTGCTGCGCGGCGGACGGTGTGTGGCCTCGGGGCCGGCGGACGAGGTGCTGACCACGGATCAGGTCAGCGACTGCTTCGGTCATCCGGTACGGATCTCCCGCACGGACGGGCGGTGGACGGCGCGGGCCCGGCGGGCCGCCCGCCGCTGA
- a CDS encoding nuclear transport factor 2 family protein yields the protein MSEPSPGVAAAVEGELRLLDPLVQASAELLVQVLHPDFREVDTTGRHRDRDMVITSLVTGAAAGPGQLTASRMRGVQLADELVHVTFDTEAKGERAHRSSLWRLTETGWLLYYHQATPFVTGPAADG from the coding sequence GTGAGCGAGCCGTCGCCCGGCGTGGCCGCGGCGGTCGAGGGCGAACTCCGCCTCCTCGACCCGCTGGTGCAGGCCTCCGCCGAACTCCTCGTCCAGGTTCTGCACCCCGACTTCCGCGAGGTCGACACGACCGGCCGCCACCGGGACCGCGACATGGTCATCACCTCGCTGGTCACGGGCGCCGCCGCGGGCCCCGGACAGCTCACCGCCTCACGGATGCGCGGGGTCCAGCTCGCCGACGAACTCGTCCACGTCACCTTCGACACCGAGGCCAAGGGCGAGCGTGCCCATCGCAGTTCACTGTGGCGGCTCACCGAGACGGGGTGGCTGCTCTATTACCACCAGGCCACCCCCTTCGTCACCGGACCGGCGGCCGACGGCTGA
- a CDS encoding DUF1697 domain-containing protein, whose amino-acid sequence MTMYAALLRGINVSGHRKVPMAELRTLLTGLGHGDVRTYLQSGNAVFSSESGDEGALTAELERAIEEQFGFAVECLVRDAAYLAAVAGACPFPAAEVQGRQLHVTYFDQPVDAAHFASLEAAAYLPEEFRLGDRALYLYVPDALGGSRLAAALGRLAVGKGLVATSRNWNTVTRLVEMTGGGA is encoded by the coding sequence ATGACGATGTACGCGGCGCTGCTGCGCGGGATCAACGTGAGCGGCCACCGCAAGGTTCCGATGGCCGAACTCCGCACGCTGCTCACCGGACTGGGCCACGGCGATGTCCGTACCTACCTGCAGAGCGGCAACGCGGTCTTCAGCAGCGAGTCCGGCGACGAGGGCGCGCTCACCGCGGAGCTGGAGCGGGCCATCGAGGAGCAGTTCGGCTTCGCGGTGGAATGCCTGGTCAGGGACGCCGCCTACCTCGCCGCCGTGGCCGGCGCCTGCCCGTTCCCGGCTGCCGAGGTCCAGGGCAGGCAACTGCACGTCACCTACTTCGACCAGCCGGTCGACGCCGCCCACTTCGCCTCGCTGGAAGCCGCCGCCTACCTCCCCGAGGAGTTCCGGCTCGGCGACCGCGCCCTCTACCTCTACGTCCCGGACGCCCTCGGTGGCTCCAGGCTCGCCGCCGCCCTGGGCCGGCTCGCGGTCGGCAAGGGCCTCGTCGCCACCTCACGCAACTGGAACACCGTCACCAGACTCGTGGAGATGACCGGAGGTGGCGCGTGA
- a CDS encoding S8 family peptidase, translated as MALHKRTHRVKLTAAITAVAAAAGITLLGSPFAGAAPAPAMGKVYGADAATAVSGSYIVMLDHKADKAKLAKEYGGKLKRNYSSAINGFSASGLSRTEAKRLAADPSVSKVVQNKKFHISATQDNPPSWGLDRIDQAETAGDNAYTYPDSAGEGVTAYVIDTGVRTTHEEFGGRASSGFDAVDNDDSADDGNGHGTHVAGTIAGATYGVAKKAKIVAVRVLDDSGSGTTEQVVAGIDWVTEHHQGPSVANMSLGGGADEALDAAVQKAIASGVTFAVAAGNESGDASEGSPSRVPEAITVASSTVDDEQSSFSNYGSVVDIYAPGSDITSSWNDSDTGSNTISGTSMATPHVVGAAAVYLAGHPDATPAEVSTALTDGATPDAISNATEGTANKLLKVVE; from the coding sequence ATGGCACTTCACAAGCGCACCCACCGGGTCAAGCTCACCGCCGCGATCACCGCGGTCGCCGCCGCAGCCGGAATCACCCTGCTGGGCAGCCCCTTCGCCGGAGCGGCACCCGCCCCCGCGATGGGCAAGGTCTACGGTGCCGACGCGGCAACCGCCGTATCCGGCAGCTACATAGTGATGCTCGACCACAAGGCCGACAAGGCGAAGCTCGCCAAGGAGTACGGCGGCAAGCTCAAGCGCAACTACAGCTCCGCCATCAACGGCTTCTCGGCCAGCGGCCTTTCGCGGACCGAGGCCAAGCGGCTCGCGGCCGACCCGTCGGTCTCCAAGGTCGTCCAGAACAAGAAGTTCCACATCAGCGCCACCCAGGACAACCCGCCCTCCTGGGGTCTGGACCGCATCGACCAGGCCGAGACCGCCGGCGACAACGCGTACACCTACCCGGACAGCGCGGGCGAGGGCGTGACCGCGTACGTCATCGACACCGGTGTCCGCACCACGCACGAGGAGTTCGGGGGCCGGGCCAGTTCGGGCTTCGACGCCGTGGACAACGACGACAGCGCGGATGACGGCAACGGCCACGGCACCCACGTGGCCGGCACCATCGCCGGTGCGACGTACGGCGTCGCCAAGAAGGCGAAGATCGTCGCCGTCCGGGTCCTCGACGACTCCGGCTCGGGCACCACCGAGCAGGTCGTCGCCGGCATCGACTGGGTCACCGAGCACCACCAGGGCCCCTCCGTCGCCAACATGAGCCTCGGCGGCGGTGCGGACGAGGCGCTCGACGCGGCGGTCCAGAAGGCCATCGCCTCCGGTGTCACCTTCGCGGTGGCCGCCGGGAACGAGTCGGGCGACGCGAGCGAGGGCTCCCCGTCCCGCGTCCCCGAGGCCATCACGGTCGCCTCGTCCACGGTGGACGACGAGCAGTCGTCGTTCTCCAACTACGGCTCGGTCGTGGACATCTACGCCCCGGGCTCGGACATCACGTCGTCCTGGAACGACAGCGACACCGGCTCCAACACCATCTCCGGTACGTCCATGGCGACCCCGCACGTCGTGGGTGCCGCCGCCGTATACCTGGCGGGACACCCGGACGCCACCCCGGCGGAGGTCTCCACGGCACTGACCGACGGAGCCACCCCGGACGCCATCAGCAACGCCACCGAGGGTACGGCGAACAAGCTGCTGAAGGTCGTTGAGTAA
- a CDS encoding cytochrome P450: protein MQISGTGSRARDVVFAPRLQALLRDHRGEEAFRLDPGTVGVAGAGLTDRILAARPATEDERPTFKPLHGRSIPRAEAATVMQAIGRDVRTALKKPVPENADLRGEWPRVGHVYLRDLILGADPYRLRVLMDRALELTPKLTWSVIVAGAALPGRLRPGAPVSAIAGLTAEAKSYGDRRYAMGLYRRAAAPVCFTVSTLVANALWLGSPFDEETSNRNVLYESMRLLPPSWNILRRASPEYAALDPRIGAGDDILLLPLLSHRDPALWEDPDVFRPERWDGLDPDDQPGYLPFGHVSERCWGRHMVMPLAEMLLDMVRGGGLTVDPAQASSGVPLAGLMGVTGVRIVRR, encoded by the coding sequence ATGCAGATATCCGGTACCGGCAGCCGTGCCCGGGACGTCGTCTTCGCGCCGAGACTCCAGGCGCTCCTGCGAGACCACCGGGGCGAGGAGGCCTTCCGGCTCGACCCCGGCACCGTCGGCGTCGCCGGGGCCGGCCTGACCGACCGCATCCTCGCCGCCAGGCCGGCCACCGAGGACGAGCGCCCCACGTTCAAGCCCCTCCACGGGCGGTCCATTCCGCGCGCCGAGGCCGCCACCGTCATGCAGGCCATCGGCCGCGACGTGCGGACGGCCCTGAAGAAGCCCGTTCCCGAGAACGCCGACCTCCGCGGTGAGTGGCCGCGCGTGGGTCACGTATACCTGCGTGACCTGATCCTCGGCGCCGATCCCTACCGGCTTCGCGTCCTCATGGACCGTGCCCTGGAGCTGACGCCCAAACTCACCTGGTCGGTCATCGTCGCCGGGGCGGCCCTGCCGGGGCGGCTCCGGCCGGGCGCCCCCGTCTCCGCCATCGCGGGCCTGACCGCCGAGGCCAAGAGCTACGGCGACCGCCGCTACGCCATGGGCCTGTACCGCAGAGCCGCGGCCCCGGTCTGCTTCACCGTCTCGACACTCGTCGCCAACGCGCTCTGGCTCGGATCGCCGTTCGACGAGGAGACCTCGAACCGGAACGTCCTGTACGAGTCGATGCGGTTGCTGCCGCCCTCCTGGAACATCCTGCGAAGGGCGTCCCCGGAGTACGCCGCGCTCGACCCCCGGATCGGCGCCGGCGACGACATCCTGCTCCTGCCCCTGCTGAGCCACCGGGACCCCGCGCTCTGGGAGGACCCTGATGTGTTCCGGCCCGAGCGCTGGGACGGCCTCGACCCGGACGATCAGCCCGGCTATCTGCCCTTCGGCCATGTGTCCGAGCGCTGCTGGGGGCGGCACATGGTGATGCCGCTCGCCGAGATGCTGCTCGACATGGTGCGCGGCGGGGGTCTGACGGTGGACCCCGCGCAGGCGTCCTCCGGTGTCCCCCTCGCCGGGCTGATGGGTGTGACCGGAGTGCGGATCGTCCGACGCTGA
- a CDS encoding tryptorubin family RiPP precursor, with protein sequence MKFLFQLKEKMTPEKSLKAYAWYLWY encoded by the coding sequence ATGAAGTTCCTTTTTCAGCTGAAGGAAAAGATGACGCCGGAGAAGAGCCTGAAGGCGTACGCCTGGTACCTCTGGTACTGA
- a CDS encoding ABC transporter substrate-binding protein, which produces MRAVLRTAAAAATALALLLTGCGGGGGRADGRITIRFQSLAWQKESVDANKQLVKEWNASHPDVRVQYVQGSWDSVHDQLLTSFEGDEAPDVIHDASDDLADFAYGGYLADLRTLLPDRLTADIPQQSWQTSTFDGGVYGVPFLQEPRVLIANTRILKASGVRIPTPARPWSWTEFRRITKELTGKGRYGVAWPLKEPVSATLNLGLSAGGELFHRGADGKVTLAMDEGDLVVPRTIRDQVGTDHSAARTALGMGGGDTLPGLFGGKYAMVPLGFSFRQQVAEQAPKGFEWTVLPAPAGSAGLAQGVSPQTLSVAQDSPHKKEAVEFIDFLLRPANMVRLAKGDWMLPTGRAALADPSLHSPDRGWATGAALAGALRSAPAQSVRGYPEWKDKVATPAFQEYYSGAIDAAELRKRLVQDGNRVLARYQR; this is translated from the coding sequence ATGCGCGCGGTGCTGCGTACGGCAGCCGCGGCGGCCACCGCACTGGCCCTGCTGCTCACCGGGTGCGGCGGGGGCGGCGGCCGGGCGGACGGGAGGATCACGATCCGCTTCCAGTCGCTGGCCTGGCAGAAGGAGTCCGTCGACGCCAACAAGCAGTTGGTGAAGGAATGGAACGCGAGCCATCCCGATGTCCGGGTCCAGTACGTCCAGGGCAGCTGGGACAGTGTCCACGACCAGCTCCTCACCTCGTTCGAGGGGGACGAGGCACCGGATGTCATCCATGACGCGTCCGACGACCTCGCGGACTTCGCCTACGGCGGCTACCTCGCCGATCTGCGCACCCTGCTGCCGGACCGGCTCACCGCCGACATCCCGCAGCAGAGCTGGCAGACCAGCACCTTCGACGGCGGTGTCTACGGGGTGCCCTTCCTCCAGGAGCCCCGCGTCCTGATCGCCAACACCAGGATCCTCAAGGCCTCGGGGGTCCGCATCCCGACCCCGGCGAGGCCCTGGAGCTGGACGGAGTTCCGGCGGATCACCAAGGAGCTGACGGGCAAGGGCCGTTACGGAGTGGCCTGGCCGCTCAAGGAACCGGTCTCCGCCACCCTCAACCTCGGCCTCTCGGCCGGTGGCGAGCTGTTCCACCGTGGCGCGGACGGAAAGGTCACGCTCGCCATGGACGAGGGCGATCTCGTCGTCCCCCGGACCATCCGCGACCAGGTCGGCACCGACCACAGCGCCGCCCGCACGGCGCTCGGCATGGGGGGCGGCGACACGCTTCCGGGTCTCTTCGGCGGCAAGTACGCCATGGTGCCGCTGGGGTTCTCCTTCCGCCAGCAGGTGGCCGAGCAGGCCCCGAAGGGCTTCGAGTGGACGGTGCTGCCCGCCCCGGCCGGCAGCGCAGGCCTGGCCCAGGGGGTGAGCCCGCAGACCCTGTCGGTCGCCCAGGACAGCCCGCACAAGAAGGAGGCCGTGGAGTTCATCGACTTCCTGCTGCGGCCGGCCAACATGGTGCGCCTCGCCAAGGGGGACTGGATGCTGCCGACCGGCAGGGCGGCCCTGGCGGACCCCTCGCTGCACAGCCCCGACCGGGGCTGGGCCACCGGCGCCGCTCTCGCGGGCGCACTGCGTTCCGCTCCGGCCCAGTCCGTGCGCGGCTATCCGGAGTGGAAGGACAAGGTCGCCACCCCCGCATTCCAGGAGTACTACAGCGGTGCCATCGACGCGGCGGAACTGAGAAAGCGTCTGGTCCAGGACGGGAACCGGGTGCTGGCCCGCTATCAGCGATGA
- a CDS encoding carbohydrate ABC transporter permease produces MSPRTRGTARAGQYVALLCYLVFLAFPFVWLISTAFKPAPELGSLHPTWIPQHPTLDNFRAAFDEQPLLRAAANSLIAAVSAGIIAVVIATPMAYVTARHRSRLSTAATGWVVVSQAFPFVLLIIPLFLVLKYLHLINTLWGLIMVYVVWSLPFALWMLVGYVRAVPPELEEAAAVDGASRLRTLVSVTAPLLAPGIVATALFAFITAWNEFFFALVLLKTPEKQTLPVVLTHFLGAEGASDLGPLAAAAFLATLPSLVLFAVIQRRITGGMLAGAVKS; encoded by the coding sequence ATGAGTCCGCGTACCCGCGGAACCGCGCGCGCCGGACAGTACGTCGCGCTCCTGTGCTACCTGGTCTTTCTGGCGTTCCCGTTCGTGTGGCTGATCTCCACCGCCTTCAAACCGGCACCCGAACTGGGCTCCCTGCACCCCACCTGGATCCCCCAGCACCCGACGCTCGACAACTTCCGGGCCGCCTTCGACGAACAGCCGCTGCTCCGGGCCGCCGCCAACTCGCTGATCGCCGCCGTCTCGGCCGGGATCATCGCCGTCGTCATCGCCACCCCGATGGCCTACGTGACGGCCCGCCACCGCTCGCGGCTCTCCACCGCCGCCACCGGCTGGGTGGTGGTCAGCCAGGCGTTCCCGTTCGTCCTGCTGATCATTCCGCTCTTCCTGGTCCTCAAGTATCTGCATCTGATCAACACGCTGTGGGGGCTGATCATGGTGTACGTCGTCTGGTCGCTGCCGTTCGCGCTGTGGATGCTGGTCGGATACGTACGGGCCGTCCCGCCCGAACTGGAGGAGGCGGCGGCGGTCGACGGCGCGAGCCGGCTGCGGACGCTCGTCTCGGTCACCGCCCCGCTGCTGGCCCCCGGGATCGTCGCCACCGCACTCTTCGCCTTCATCACCGCATGGAACGAGTTCTTCTTCGCGCTCGTCCTGCTCAAGACACCGGAGAAGCAGACCTTGCCGGTCGTACTGACCCACTTCCTCGGCGCGGAGGGTGCGAGCGACCTGGGGCCGCTCGCCGCCGCCGCGTTCCTCGCCACCCTTCCCTCGCTCGTCCTCTTCGCGGTCATCCAGCGGCGGATCACGGGCGGCATGCTGGCCGGGGCGGTGAAGAGCTGA
- a CDS encoding carbohydrate ABC transporter permease, with protein sequence MTLASATVQSERHDPPGGGPPGKGAARINRSAGTWFLVLPALIPILVLSVGPLLYGIALAFTDAQSGRTRSTQWTGVLNFQDLLHDGLFWDSFRIGLVWAVGVTVPQFVLALGLALLLSQNLRMRWLARALAIIPWAMPEVVVGIMWRLVYNPDAGILNETIRDLGLGDGRDWLTGLATALPAVILVGVWAGMPQTTVALLAGLQNTPHELHEAAALDGAGAWRRFRTVTWPALRPVALSITALNFIWNFNSFALVYVLTNGGPGGRTRLPMLFAYEEAFRYGQFGYAAAMGCVMVAVISVILAVYLVGRLGGGEDR encoded by the coding sequence ATGACATTGGCGAGTGCAACGGTCCAGTCCGAGCGGCACGATCCGCCGGGCGGCGGCCCGCCCGGCAAGGGGGCCGCGCGGATCAACCGGAGCGCCGGTACCTGGTTCCTGGTGCTTCCCGCCCTCATTCCGATCCTGGTCCTCAGTGTCGGCCCACTGCTCTACGGCATCGCGCTGGCCTTCACCGACGCCCAGTCGGGCCGGACGAGATCCACGCAGTGGACCGGGGTGCTGAACTTCCAGGACCTGCTCCACGACGGACTGTTCTGGGACTCGTTCAGGATCGGCCTCGTGTGGGCGGTCGGCGTCACCGTCCCGCAGTTCGTGCTGGCACTCGGCCTGGCGTTGCTGCTCAGCCAGAACCTGCGAATGCGGTGGCTGGCGAGGGCGCTGGCGATCATCCCGTGGGCGATGCCGGAGGTGGTCGTCGGCATCATGTGGCGGCTCGTCTACAACCCGGACGCCGGAATCCTCAACGAGACCATCCGCGATCTGGGGCTCGGTGACGGCCGTGACTGGCTGACCGGCCTGGCCACCGCGCTGCCGGCGGTGATCCTCGTCGGGGTCTGGGCCGGTATGCCGCAGACCACGGTCGCCCTGCTGGCCGGCCTGCAGAACACCCCGCACGAACTCCACGAGGCGGCCGCCCTGGACGGCGCGGGCGCCTGGCGCCGATTCCGCACCGTCACCTGGCCGGCGCTCAGGCCGGTCGCCCTCTCCATCACCGCCCTCAACTTCATCTGGAACTTCAACTCCTTCGCCCTGGTCTACGTGCTGACCAACGGGGGGCCGGGCGGCCGTACCCGGCTGCCGATGCTCTTCGCGTACGAAGAGGCTTTCCGGTACGGGCAGTTCGGCTATGCCGCGGCGATGGGCTGTGTGATGGTCGCGGTGATCTCCGTGATCCTCGCCGTGTACCTCGTGGGACGGCTCGGCGGAGGTGAGGACCGATGA
- a CDS encoding phosphotransferase enzyme family protein, with translation MNDMRAREVLTAAGHPGDAELLALGENAVFAVGDLVVKIGRNAVRSPELRVRAEREVAVAQWLAASGVPAVRAAEPSARLVEGHPVTLWHRLPDAVRPAEPRDLAPLLTAVHALPAPEGLVLPRRELLGGVERWLGLAGDSIDPADAAYLRERRDGFATAAAALVPRLPPGPIHGDALPRNVHVGPDGPVLVDLETFSTDLREHDLVVLALSRDRYALAADAYDAFTSAYGWDVREWDGCAVLRGARETASCAWVAQHAPANPKALAEFRRRVASLRDGDAAVRWYPF, from the coding sequence ATGAACGACATGCGAGCGCGCGAGGTACTGACCGCTGCCGGACACCCCGGCGACGCGGAGCTGCTCGCGCTGGGCGAGAACGCGGTGTTCGCCGTGGGCGACCTGGTGGTCAAGATCGGCCGGAACGCCGTGCGCAGTCCGGAGCTGCGGGTCCGGGCCGAGCGCGAGGTGGCCGTCGCGCAGTGGCTCGCCGCGTCCGGCGTCCCCGCGGTACGGGCCGCCGAGCCCTCGGCACGGCTGGTCGAGGGCCACCCGGTGACGCTGTGGCACCGGCTGCCCGACGCGGTGCGGCCCGCGGAGCCACGGGATCTGGCGCCGCTGCTCACCGCCGTGCACGCACTGCCGGCCCCGGAGGGCCTCGTCCTCCCCCGCCGGGAGCTGCTGGGCGGGGTCGAGCGCTGGCTGGGTCTTGCGGGCGACTCGATCGACCCGGCCGACGCCGCGTATCTGCGCGAGCGCCGCGACGGCTTCGCGACGGCCGCCGCCGCGCTGGTGCCGCGTCTGCCCCCGGGCCCGATCCACGGCGACGCGCTCCCGCGCAATGTCCATGTCGGTCCGGACGGGCCGGTCCTGGTGGACCTGGAGACCTTCTCGACTGATCTGCGCGAGCACGATCTGGTGGTGCTGGCCCTGTCCCGGGACCGGTACGCGCTGGCGGCCGACGCCTATGACGCGTTCACCTCGGCGTACGGGTGGGACGTCCGGGAGTGGGACGGCTGCGCGGTGCTGCGCGGGGCACGGGAGACCGCGAGCTGTGCGTGGGTCGCGCAGCACGCGCCGGCCAACCCGAAGGCGCTCGCGGAGTTCCGCAGGCGCGTGGCGTCGCTGCGCGACGGTGACGCGGCGGTGCGGTGGTACCCGTTCTGA